In the Maniola hyperantus chromosome 13, iAphHyp1.2, whole genome shotgun sequence genome, ACCTACAAATTAAAAGAACAAATAATACGGTATTGCAGTATGTAAAATagcatacctactaatactagAGTAAATGTAAGGGAAAGTAATGTTAATAAAAAGTCTTCTTACATTGATAGAAATATATACAATTGcatataaaaatatgataagGTAGAATATTAATGTCGCAAGAACGATGGTAATCTGTAATAAaattcaataattattaattaaataaatacaaaacctAACAACACGAATATTTATCGAAACGACACCAACCTCTACTCCAAATATGGTATTAAATATATTAGAACAGTCTTTCATGTTCGTATAAAATGATGTCCAATCTTCAAAGgttattatttcttgtatagAATCACGTCTTGTCTTCCCACCAGtacttttataatttagtatgcTAATTTGCTTAGTTTCAATCATAATCGCAAGTCTATTCTTGCAAATACTTCGTGTTATACAATTCAGTTGTTcagataaaataaacaaaatactaTACAACGTTATGTATTCAAACATATAACGAATGTTGCAAATAAATGTATATATACTGTATATCATGTATTTAGAACCTTTAATGGAACTGTGGTACATTATAATGTGGAAGTTGATACAGAGACTGAGCGATAAAAATGTATATGCAGTCATAGCAATGACgacaaatttatattttttatttaaattttcacagtATTTCTTATCTTTGATAAAATAAGCGTGATTCTCCTCGATTAACTTAGTGAGGTTCTTAAAATCCTTACAGTGGTAACAAGCCAATAAAACAATACAAAAAGAGCTGATAAgtgtcaaaaaaatatatattaggcGACTTATATTTTCTTCTAAGTACACGATAAGTGTCGATATATAGGCCAGTATTACGGTGAGTTCTATCAATATTCTCACCCATACGACACATCGCCGAACAAAAGAAATCGAGCAATAACTTCTGTAAACACACAATAGATTCCCAGTAAATACTATCAACTTCATAATTTTGTTGTTCATTTCGAAGTAAATCTGTTTGTTTCAAGTGTACGCGTCTTGACGTTTCGatacttaaaatttatttgaacgtATTGATAATTATAATGTTATAAAAGGGTTAACTTGAAGCTGCCATAAAACTATTCAGAGACCAATGTTTTTACTAAAAACCCATAAATTTGATTAAGTACTCgaatttcataaatatttaatcTTAAGTGCACAGTACTTTATTGACAAAtggtacctatagtacacgacaggttgagatagcattcggggtatgaggtgggagagaagccctgcacacccgcatgtcacccgcgcttgcccgcaccgggttaccgcgggggctgtgcgggtgtgcagggcgttcccttccTGATTACcagctcaacctgtcgcggactatacaataCTCGTAGTCAAATGTAAAGatccaaataaatataatattatgaaagccgtttgaagcaaaaatataatataagaattatataattagataggtaggtactatgtatcTACTATGTATTATGGATATAATAAAAACCAggaatactaatttattttatttagtagaaGTTCAGTTTGAGTGCTCATCAAATTGAGAGTTTGGTTTAAGTTAAAACATTACTGCAATctacactatataatatataatctacactaatattataaagaggaaaactttgtttgtttgtttgtttgtttgtttgtttgtttgtactgaataggctcaaaaactactggaccgattttaaaaattctttcaccattcgaaagctacattatccacgagtaacataggctatattttattttggaaaaaaatagggttccgtaagatatttgggtttttcggacacaaggtgtaaaaaatca is a window encoding:
- the LOC138403199 gene encoding uncharacterized protein is translated as MNNKIMKLIVFTGNLLCVYRSYCSISFVRRCVVWVRILIELTVILAYISTLIVYLEENISRLIYIFLTLISSFCIVLLACYHCKDFKNLTKLIEENHAYFIKDKKYCENLNKKYKFVVIAMTAYTFLSLSLCINFHIIMYHSSIKGSKYMIYSIYTFICNIRYMFEYITLYSILFILSEQLNCITRSICKNRLAIMIETKQISILNYKSTGGKTRRDSIQEIITFEDWTSFYTNMKDCSNIFNTIFGVEITIVLATLIFYLIIFLYAIVYISINGSITLFNMYSLIIETLVLLIALSMLSWSAQTIQNSVDYLKRCLGRLLINSTEDLVSYKETKDLLRLISSRPIRTQAFGSIYIDMSLLPKFVMFFTSYTVIALQFNNVV